Genomic DNA from Oryza sativa Japonica Group chromosome 5, ASM3414082v1:
GCCCCTACCCTCGCTGGTATTTATACCACCCGTCGCCTCCAAGCCACGACGCCACCGCCATTCCACCTCTCGCTTcgcttcttctcctctctctctctctatcttcacCTCGCATCGTTggagatatggagggagttgaCGTGAAGGCGCCGCGGccaggctgcggcggcgacgacggcggcgcggcggcggcgtcgttgtcggcgcggcgggaggaggaggaggagggggcggtggtGGGCGGGGAGGACGAGCAGGTGGAGAGGTTCTACGCGCTGCTGGCCAACATCCGGGCGTTGAGGGGCATGTACAGCCGGTACAAcggggaggagggcgccgccggcggcgatggcgacggggcGAGCGGGAGGAAGCGGGCGAGGCGCGCGGAGCCGCCGTGGAGGCCGGCGTTCAGGATGGAGGACTTCGAgttcgaggaggccgccgccggcgccggcgacgacgacgcggcgtgcTCCGGCAGGACAACGAAGAAGCAGAgatcaggcggcggcggtcacggcgccgccgtggagaAGCGGCGGACGGAGAAggaggctgccgccgccgccgccgaggacgacgacgacgagcaggaGGGAGGCGAGGTCGTCGAAGGGAAGGAGGAACACCGACCGGGCCGCCGCGTCGAGGCCCACGGGCCCACTGACCAGTGAacattagctagctagctgatctCGTTGGAATTGGTCCTTCGGAAACAGAAGGCATTTTCGTTGGACTTTTCTGATTGATGTCCTAGTTTGAAATGTTCACATGTATGATAGCACTAGTAGTATCACGCAATCCATGTGCCAGTCTtgatttgcaaattgcaatgtaCTTATCAAAATTGGTGATCATGGACTATCCCAGCTGTGCATGGGTAAACCATTAGTATTTGAGATCAGgttttttaatttcgaaattGGTTTTTTTGCCGGGGAACCGAAGTTTCGGAAATTTCGAAATTTTTTGGtcgaaattatttaaaattttgacttattttcaatgaatttgaataaaatttgactaaattcacaaaaaattgcaagaaaaactaaaaatttcGGGCAAGATATGAGCTTGCCCGAGGGAAACGAAATTTCAATCCCTGTTTGAGATAGACTAACACACATCACTCCAATTAGTTTAAACTTGAACTGCGGTAATATATGCATTTCAAAAAGGAGATTTAAGGAAGAATGTCAGTATTTTAAGCAGTTAAGCACCTCTGAAGATTTGGTAATGCGAATAGGTGTTCGATCTTCCGGTAGTTTCTATTTTGCAACGTGAGCCATATCTTGAGATTAGCAAAGTAACTATAGATATTTAGTTGTCGACGGACGACCTACCACTAAAACAATATTTTGCTATAAATGCGATGATCTATGCTAAGTGTATGATTTAAACTCAGATGATGAACAGCTTCACCACAAGACAAAGAACCTAACCAGCTGAGAAAATAATTAGGTATAAATGTGATGATCAACGTTAAGTATGTAACCTAAACTCGGATGAACAGTTTCACTACAAGAAACCCAACCAAGTTACACTCAGTTTACAAGGTTAGGTGGTGTTTGTATCTCCTaaaaatgaagattaagtgtttcacgtaaaatgagatggtaataacgtgtgattaattgagttttaattattacaaacttgaaaaatggatta
This window encodes:
- the LOC4338570 gene encoding NRR repressor homolog 1, whose product is MEGVDVKAPRPGCGGDDGGAAAASLSARREEEEEGAVVGGEDEQVERFYALLANIRALRGMYSRYNGEEGAAGGDGDGASGRKRARRAEPPWRPAFRMEDFEFEEAAAGAGDDDAACSGRTTKKQRSGGGGHGAAVEKRRTEKEAAAAAAEDDDDEQEGGEVVEGKEEHRPGRRVEAHGPTDQ